A stretch of Henckelia pumila isolate YLH828 chromosome 4, ASM3356847v2, whole genome shotgun sequence DNA encodes these proteins:
- the LOC140865845 gene encoding uncharacterized protein isoform X1 — protein sequence MEEEEEDRFASIIKFCQPTVSQEGKLRNCPLARESENFLDSNPDPLLSSPEATQSQPVGIVMVSVSDGSDKSADRNSHREDDAVFHTPPEEQNLEESSSDGARSVDLNARFGKQKRLRTSEREMDEELISEKIKAWEELNGDTEMIATELDGNDGVRNLPETVDLASTDSGDDSLEKIIEEVLEQRKLEETEGKGVVEKIAQEFDAGNEKDELIATCEYEENVKVHKDEMPHKNYTAYGTLGRSKAVGNGCVEMRDSGVGGDQEFGNITKDENAIKETREDAGLRIASKNIEDIDKYRYVGEDTAGPRNRRVGAIGGVARKRELPRSMKGKEKEMGGGDVAANTVGTKTQLLKDFLNAFNLVVGDAGDGCEDTDFLEIAKSQGMTFPRPRWWPSDGDGEL from the coding sequence ATGGAGGAAGAGGAAGAAGATCGGtttgcatcaataattaagttCTGCCAGCCAACTGTTTCGCAGGAGGGGAAGCTCCGAAACTGCCCCTTGGCTCGGGAGTCGGAGAACTTCTTGGACTCAAATCCGGACCCGTTATTGTCGTCTCCCGAAGCGACACAATCCCAGCCCGTCGGAATTGTAATGGTTTCTGTTTCTGATGGCAGCGACAAATCGGCTGATCGAAATAGCCATAGAGAAGACGATGCTGTGTTTCACACCCCTCCTGAGGAGCAGAACCTGGAAGAATCTTCTTCCGATGGGGCGAGGAGCGTTGATCTGAATGCTAGGTTCGGTAAACAGAAACGACTTAGGACTTCTGAAAGGGAGATGGATGAGGAATTGATTTCCGAGAAAATCAAGGCCTGGGAGGAATTGAATGGTGACACAGAGATGATTGCGACTGAATTAGATGGAAACGATGGGGTAAGAAATCTCCCTGAAACCGTTGACTTGGCGAGTACAGATTCTGGTGATGATTCACTGGAGAAGATCATAGAGGAAGTTTTAGAACAGAGAAAATTGGAGGAAACGGAGGGGAAGGGGGTGGTGGAAAAAATTGCTCAAGAATTTGATGCTGGTAATGAGAAGGATGAGTTGATAGCAACATGTGAATATGAGGAGAATGTGAAGGTACATAAAGATGAAATGCCTCATAAAAATTACACAGCTTATGGGACTTTAGGTAGGAGTAAAGCTGTAGGCAATGGATGTGTTGAAATGAGAGACAGCGGAGTGGGTGGGGATCAAGAGTTCGGTAACATTACTAAAGATGAAAATGCTATTAAAGAAACGCGTGAGGATGCAGGTTTGAGAATAGCTAGCAAAAATATCGAGGATATTGACAAGTATAGGTATGTTGGTGAAGACACTGCGGGACCGAGAAATAGAAGGGTTGGTGCCATTGGTGGTGTTGCCAGGAAGCGTGAGCTGCCTAGATCTATGAAGGGAAAAGAGAAGGAAATGGGAGGCGGAGATGTGGCTGCGAACACTGTGGGAACAAAGACTCAATTGTTGAAGGACTTTTTGAATGCATTTAATTTGGTTGTAGGAGATGCGGGCGATGGCTGTGAAGATACAGATTTTTTAGAGATCGCTAAGAGCCAGGGTATGACATTTCCTCGGCCAAGATGGTGGCCTTCTGATGGTGATGGAGAGTTATAA
- the LOC140865845 gene encoding uncharacterized protein isoform X2 codes for MEEEEEDRFASIIKFCQPTVSQEGKLRNCPLARESENFLDSNPDPLLSSPEATQSQPVGIVMVSVSDGSDKSADRNSHREDDAVFHTPPEEQNLEESSSDGARSVDLNARFGKQKRLRTSEREMDEELISEKIKAWEELNGDTEMIATELDGNDGVRNLPETVDLASTDSGDDSLEKIIEEVLEQRKLEETEGKGVVEKIAQEFDAGNEKDELIATCEYEENVKVHKDEMPHKNYTAYGTLGRSKAVGNGCVEMRDSGVGGDQEFGNITKDENAIKETREDAGLRIASKNIEDIDKYRYVGEDTAGPRNRRVGAIGGVARKRELPRSMKGKEKEMGGGDVAANTVGTKTQLLKDFLNAFNLVVGDAGDGCEDTDFLEIAKSQDFSLFCRYH; via the exons ATGGAGGAAGAGGAAGAAGATCGGtttgcatcaataattaagttCTGCCAGCCAACTGTTTCGCAGGAGGGGAAGCTCCGAAACTGCCCCTTGGCTCGGGAGTCGGAGAACTTCTTGGACTCAAATCCGGACCCGTTATTGTCGTCTCCCGAAGCGACACAATCCCAGCCCGTCGGAATTGTAATGGTTTCTGTTTCTGATGGCAGCGACAAATCGGCTGATCGAAATAGCCATAGAGAAGACGATGCTGTGTTTCACACCCCTCCTGAGGAGCAGAACCTGGAAGAATCTTCTTCCGATGGGGCGAGGAGCGTTGATCTGAATGCTAGGTTCGGTAAACAGAAACGACTTAGGACTTCTGAAAGGGAGATGGATGAGGAATTGATTTCCGAGAAAATCAAGGCCTGGGAGGAATTGAATGGTGACACAGAGATGATTGCGACTGAATTAGATGGAAACGATGGGGTAAGAAATCTCCCTGAAACCGTTGACTTGGCGAGTACAGATTCTGGTGATGATTCACTGGAGAAGATCATAGAGGAAGTTTTAGAACAGAGAAAATTGGAGGAAACGGAGGGGAAGGGGGTGGTGGAAAAAATTGCTCAAGAATTTGATGCTGGTAATGAGAAGGATGAGTTGATAGCAACATGTGAATATGAGGAGAATGTGAAGGTACATAAAGATGAAATGCCTCATAAAAATTACACAGCTTATGGGACTTTAGGTAGGAGTAAAGCTGTAGGCAATGGATGTGTTGAAATGAGAGACAGCGGAGTGGGTGGGGATCAAGAGTTCGGTAACATTACTAAAGATGAAAATGCTATTAAAGAAACGCGTGAGGATGCAGGTTTGAGAATAGCTAGCAAAAATATCGAGGATATTGACAAGTATAGGTATGTTGGTGAAGACACTGCGGGACCGAGAAATAGAAGGGTTGGTGCCATTGGTGGTGTTGCCAGGAAGCGTGAGCTGCCTAGATCTATGAAGGGAAAAGAGAAGGAAATGGGAGGCGGAGATGTGGCTGCGAACACTGTGGGAACAAAGACTCAATTGTTGAAGGACTTTTTGAATGCATTTAATTTGGTTGTAGGAGATGCGGGCGATGGCTGTGAAGATACAGATTTTTTAGAGATCGCTAAGAGCCAGG ATTTTTCGTTGTTTTGTAGGTACCATTAA